The Candidatus Anoxymicrobium japonicum genome contains the following window.
CTTGCTGGCACGAGTTTCGCTGTGGATCGCGCGCGCCTGGCGGAGCGGCTTGGCTTCTCCAGGGTGACAGCCAACAGCGTGGACGCCGTTAGCGACCGGGACTTCGTCTGCGATCTCCTGTTCGCGCTGTCGATGGTGATGATTCACTTGAGCCGGCTTTCAGAGCAGGTCGTGCTCTGGGTTTCCGCGGAGTGGGCTCTGGCCGAGTTGGGCGACGCCTGGGCGACCGGTTCCAGCTTGATGCCACAGAAGAAGAACCCTGACGCCGCGGAACTCGTGCGCGGGAAGACGGGCAGGGTTGTCGGCTCTCTCATCGGAATGCTCACGGTGTTGAAGGGGTTGCCACTCTCGTACAATCGGGATCTCCAGGAGGACAAGGAGGGGCTCTTTGACGCCATCGATACAGTCGCGGGGTGTCTCGCCGTGATGACGGGAACTCTTGCCACATTGACGTTCAACCGCGATCGCGCGGAAGCTCTCGCGGCGGGAGGTTTCATGACCGCGACCGACCTCGCGGATTACCTTGTTTCAAAGGGAATGGAGTTTCCCGAGGCGCACCGCGTGACAGGAGAAATCGTGTCCTACTGCATTGAAAAGCAAACGACTTTCGAGGCGCTGACCCACGACGAACTCGCGAAGTTCTCCGGGCTGTTTGGCGAAGAAGCACTTGAATGGCTCACGCCGGCTGCTTCGATATCTCGCCGGGCATGCCACGGCGGCACCGCCCCGGAGGCCGTAACGCGCCAGATCGCCGACGCCCGCGCCATGATTTCCCGTTAGGTAGACGGTGCCTGACCCCTGATACTGATAATCGCTCTGTGATATTATTGCGTTCAGGCGGTATCACTCGAGCAAGGAGCGTTGAAAGTTGGATGTCAAGAAGGGTGTAATTGTTTCGCTCGGGTACGGCAAGTACTTTCTCTCCGACAAGATCGTCGGCATGACGCCCATCGAGGAAAATCGCGGCCCCGCGCGCAGAACCCATGTTTACATCGATGGACTGGCGGATCCGGTCGTCGCGTCGAAGACTGAAGCCACGATTCTCAGGGAGATGAGCGTCGAGGGGCCGGGCCAGGTCGAGTGCGCCATGGCGCTGGATCTTCTCGAGAGGACGCTCACGGAATTCGGACACGTGGGCCGCATGTTGCGTCGCTCGATCAAAGACGAGGTCGGACTGGATATCGACGACATCGAGAAGCGCATCAAGGACGTCCTCACGCACGATGCGCCCGCGCCGGTTCAGGAAAGCCTGTTTTCTCGGGAGGACTCGGACTGAGCGACCGCGCGCCAGCGGGATTACGGCTTTCCCGGAGCTTCTATGAGAGGCCCACTCTTCTGGTCGCCAGGGAGTTGCTTGGTTGTGTCCTGCGGCACGAGAGCGCGGAAGGCGTCACTTCAGGCATTATCGTTGAGACCGAGGGTTACCTGGGGCACGGTGATAGCGCGAGCCACGCGCGGTTCGGCCGCACACCCCGCAG
Protein-coding sequences here:
- the argH gene encoding argininosuccinate lyase, with amino-acid sequence MKMWGGRFADAPDKGFMEFSTSIGFDSRLYPYDLRCTRAWARELKDAGVLEGDELQAIESALVTVESEMKSCSFKFEQSDEDIHTAVERRLVELAGKFAGKVRAGRSRNDQVATDMRMFAIEECGRVIERIKALQSALIDQAEASMDIVAPGHTHLQQAQPVLLSHALLAFVHMLERDVALLRTARDAADSLPLGSGALAGTSFAVDRARLAERLGFSRVTANSVDAVSDRDFVCDLLFALSMVMIHLSRLSEQVVLWVSAEWALAELGDAWATGSSLMPQKKNPDAAELVRGKTGRVVGSLIGMLTVLKGLPLSYNRDLQEDKEGLFDAIDTVAGCLAVMTGTLATLTFNRDRAEALAAGGFMTATDLADYLVSKGMEFPEAHRVTGEIVSYCIEKQTTFEALTHDELAKFSGLFGEEALEWLTPAASISRRACHGGTAPEAVTRQIADARAMISR